From one Nitrospinota bacterium genomic stretch:
- a CDS encoding pentapeptide repeat-containing protein, which yields MADENHLSLINKGAEVWNDWVEKNPDVVPDLFQADLRGKQLSKFNLQKANLKEAKLQSCNLNNAVLSDAKLRKAKLQETNLQRANFENADLREVNFFEANLQFANLQNADLRGALFSEEVLFTQANLKGTNLTGATGLTAGQIESAITDKTTQLPDYLDEEMEDGFLLQM from the coding sequence GTGGCAGATGAAAATCATTTATCTTTAATCAACAAAGGGGCTGAGGTCTGGAACGACTGGGTAGAAAAAAACCCCGATGTAGTCCCCGACCTCTTTCAGGCGGATCTCCGAGGAAAACAGCTTTCAAAATTTAATCTGCAAAAGGCCAATCTTAAAGAAGCCAAACTGCAATCCTGCAACCTCAACAACGCGGTTCTGAGCGATGCCAAATTGCGCAAGGCAAAACTCCAGGAAACCAATCTGCAACGGGCAAATTTTGAAAACGCGGATCTCAGGGAGGTAAATTTCTTCGAAGCCAACCTGCAATTCGCTAATCTACAAAATGCAGACTTGCGCGGCGCTCTGTTCAGTGAAGAAGTCTTGTTCACTCAAGCAAATTTAAAGGGAACCAATCTTACCGGGGCGACCGGTTTAACTGCGGGGCAAATCGAGTCGGCCATTACCGATAAAACCACGCAATTGCCGGACTATCTGGATGAGGAGATGGAGGACGGTTTTCTTTTACAAATGTGA